The proteins below are encoded in one region of bacterium:
- a CDS encoding glucosidase → MNAEKERLAEARSQKAAWKKWGPYVTERQWGTVREDYSPYGNAWEYVSHEAARCKAFRWGEEGLAGICDERQLLCFALALWNGRDPILKERLFGLTGNEGNHGEDVKEHYYYLDSTPTHSYMKMLYKYPHAEFPYGWLVEENRRRGKGAPEFELIDTGIFNDDRYFDVFIEYAKAAPDDILIRITAHNRGPEAATLHLLPTVWLRNTWAWGVNGHKPSLGVTARGGIEINQSDLGKRWLLCEGDPRFLFCENETNVKRLYNVEGRGYFKDGLNEYVVHGDLAAVNPAQTGTKAAAHYRREIPAGKSATLRLRLTNLSITADQAFADFEQTFAQRQKEADEFYAEIQAPIKEADAKNVQRQAFAGMLWSKQFYYFDIPRWLNGDSGQPPPPEGRKHGRNHEWLHLNNADIISMPDKWEYPWYAAWDLAFHCIPLAMIDADFAKAQLVLLTREWYMHPNGQLPAYEWAFGDVNPPVHAWATWRVFQIDRKRNGGKGDLAFLERVFQKLLLNFTWWVNRKDAEGHNIFQGGFLGLDNIGVFDRSAMLPTGGHLEQADGTSWMAMYSLNLMRIALELAQHNHVYEDMATKFFEHFLYIAGAMANIGGDGIDLWDQEDEFFYDVLHLPNDAHVPLKVRSMVGLIPLFAVETLEPELLDQVPEFKQRLEWFLNYRPDLASLVSRWHEPGSGERRLLSLLRGHRMKRLLKRMLDETEFLADYGVRALSRFHEDHPYVFQANGHAFTVKYQPAESDSGLFGGNSNWRGPIWMPVNYLIIESLQKFHHYYGDDFKIECPTGSGRFRTINEVANELSHRLTRIFLRDETGRRPVLNYHEKIQNDPHFRDYVLFHEYFHGDNGRGVGASHQTGWTGLVAKLLQPRAENVVVAK, encoded by the coding sequence ATGAACGCGGAGAAAGAACGTCTCGCCGAAGCCCGCTCGCAAAAAGCCGCGTGGAAGAAGTGGGGGCCGTATGTCACCGAACGGCAATGGGGCACGGTGCGCGAAGATTACAGTCCGTATGGCAACGCGTGGGAATATGTCTCGCACGAAGCGGCGCGCTGCAAGGCCTTTCGCTGGGGTGAAGAAGGCCTTGCCGGCATTTGTGATGAGCGCCAATTGTTGTGCTTTGCACTGGCCTTGTGGAACGGCCGCGATCCGATTTTGAAAGAACGCCTTTTCGGTCTCACCGGCAACGAGGGTAACCACGGCGAGGACGTGAAGGAGCATTACTACTATCTCGACAGCACGCCGACGCATTCCTACATGAAGATGCTGTACAAATATCCGCACGCCGAGTTTCCCTACGGCTGGCTGGTCGAAGAAAATCGCCGCCGCGGCAAGGGCGCGCCGGAGTTTGAATTGATCGATACCGGCATTTTCAATGACGATCGCTATTTCGACGTGTTCATCGAATACGCCAAAGCCGCGCCGGATGATATTTTGATTCGGATCACGGCACACAATCGCGGACCGGAAGCAGCAACCCTGCATCTGCTGCCGACGGTGTGGCTGCGCAACACCTGGGCGTGGGGCGTGAACGGCCACAAGCCGAGCCTGGGCGTTACCGCGCGCGGCGGCATTGAAATCAATCAAAGCGATCTCGGCAAGAGGTGGCTGCTGTGCGAAGGTGACCCGAGATTCTTGTTCTGTGAAAATGAGACGAACGTCAAGCGCTTGTATAACGTCGAAGGCCGCGGCTATTTCAAAGATGGCCTCAACGAGTACGTCGTGCATGGCGACCTGGCGGCGGTGAATCCGGCGCAAACCGGCACGAAGGCGGCGGCGCATTATCGCCGCGAAATTCCCGCCGGCAAGTCCGCAACGCTGCGCCTGCGTTTGACGAACCTCTCGATCACGGCGGATCAGGCGTTCGCTGATTTTGAACAGACCTTTGCCCAACGCCAGAAAGAAGCCGACGAGTTCTACGCGGAGATTCAGGCGCCCATCAAAGAGGCAGACGCCAAGAACGTGCAGCGCCAGGCGTTTGCCGGCATGTTGTGGTCAAAGCAGTTCTATTACTTCGACATTCCGCGATGGTTGAACGGCGATTCGGGACAACCGCCGCCGCCGGAAGGCCGCAAGCACGGCCGCAATCACGAATGGCTGCATCTCAACAATGCCGATATCATTTCGATGCCGGACAAGTGGGAGTATCCGTGGTACGCCGCTTGGGATCTGGCGTTCCACTGCATTCCGCTGGCGATGATCGACGCGGATTTTGCCAAGGCGCAGTTGGTGCTGCTGACGCGCGAGTGGTACATGCATCCCAACGGCCAACTGCCGGCGTATGAATGGGCATTTGGTGACGTCAATCCGCCGGTGCATGCCTGGGCAACGTGGCGTGTCTTTCAGATCGACCGCAAGCGCAACGGCGGCAAGGGCGATCTCGCGTTCCTCGAACGTGTTTTTCAAAAACTGCTGCTCAATTTCACCTGGTGGGTGAATCGCAAGGACGCAGAAGGGCACAACATATTTCAAGGCGGCTTTCTTGGCCTGGATAACATCGGCGTGTTCGACCGCAGTGCCATGCTGCCCACCGGCGGCCACCTCGAGCAAGCAGATGGCACGAGCTGGATGGCGATGTATTCGCTCAACCTGATGCGCATCGCGCTGGAGTTGGCGCAGCACAATCACGTCTACGAAGACATGGCGACCAAATTCTTCGAGCATTTTCTCTACATCGCTGGCGCCATGGCGAACATCGGCGGCGATGGCATCGACTTGTGGGATCAGGAAGATGAGTTCTTCTACGATGTGCTGCATTTGCCCAACGATGCCCATGTGCCGTTGAAAGTCCGCTCGATGGTGGGTTTGATCCCCCTGTTTGCCGTGGAAACGCTGGAGCCGGAGCTGCTCGACCAGGTGCCCGAGTTCAAGCAACGCCTGGAATGGTTTCTCAATTACCGTCCCGATTTGGCGAGTCTGGTGTCGCGCTGGCATGAGCCGGGTTCGGGCGAGCGGCGCTTGCTTTCGTTGCTGCGCGGCCATCGCATGAAGCGCCTGCTCAAACGCATGCTGGACGAGACCGAGTTTCTGGCGGATTACGGCGTGCGGGCCTTGTCACGGTTTCACGAGGATCACCCTTACGTTTTTCAGGCCAACGGCCATGCCTTCACGGTGAAGTATCAGCCCGCGGAATCCGATTCCGGCTTGTTCGGCGGCAACTCGAACTGGCGCGGCCCGATCTGGATGCCGGTGAATTATCTCATCATCGAGTCGCTGCAGAAGTTTCATCACTACTACGGCGATGATTTCAAAATCGAATGCCCGACCGGCTCCGGCCGCTTCCGCACGATCAACGAAGTGGCCAACGAGCTGTCCCACCGCCTGACGCGCATCTTTTTGCGCGATGAAACCGGCCGGCGTCCGGTGCTCAATTATCATGAGAAGATTCAGAACGACCCGCACTTCCGCGATTACGTGCTGTTTCACGAATACTTTCATGGCGACAACGGCCGCGGGGTCGGCGCTTCGCATCAAACCGGGTGGACGGGCTTGGTGGCGAAGCTGCTACAGCCGCGCGCCGAGAACGTCGTCGTGGCAAAATGA
- a CDS encoding NAD(P)/FAD-dependent oxidoreductase: MNSVKPVRIVILGGGFGGLYTARYLDKMLARDPGVEVTLVNKENFFLFTPMLHEVAASDLDLTHIVNPIRKLLERVRFFDGEVEAIDLVKKRVIVSHGLAGSGHDHELEYDHLVLALGAITNFFNLPGLAERALTMKSLGDAIHLRNRLIENLEESDFECALNRRDHLLTVVVAGGGFAGVETIAGVNDFLREAVAFYPHLKEEYLRTVLVHPGGVILPELGEQLGRYAQEKLRQRQVEIRTNTRVQGISDRGVELSDGALIKANILVWTAGTSPHPLLAKLPCRLEKGRVMVNAFLEVPGWSGVWALGDCAVVPDPEGKPYPPTAQHAIRQGRVLAQNLTAAVRGGRKRPFVFKTIGQLAAIGRRTGVARIFGFNFSGFLAWWMWRTIYLSKLPRWEKRIRVALDWTLDLFFSKDLVQFETLRAPAVSHQHEDGQPARNGQTVAEPASLATLPGR; this comes from the coding sequence ATGAACTCAGTCAAGCCTGTTCGCATCGTCATTCTCGGCGGTGGCTTTGGCGGGCTGTACACTGCCCGCTATCTGGACAAAATGCTGGCGCGTGATCCCGGCGTGGAAGTGACGCTGGTCAATAAAGAGAATTTCTTTCTGTTCACGCCCATGCTGCATGAAGTCGCTGCCAGCGATCTCGACCTCACGCACATCGTGAATCCCATCCGCAAGCTGCTCGAGCGGGTGCGTTTCTTCGACGGCGAGGTGGAAGCGATCGATCTGGTGAAAAAGCGGGTGATCGTGTCTCACGGCCTCGCCGGGTCCGGCCATGATCATGAATTGGAATACGACCATCTCGTCCTGGCGCTCGGCGCGATTACCAACTTCTTCAACCTGCCCGGTCTGGCGGAGCGCGCGCTGACCATGAAGTCGCTGGGTGACGCCATTCATCTGCGCAATCGCTTGATCGAGAATCTCGAGGAATCGGATTTCGAATGCGCCTTGAACCGGCGCGATCATCTGCTCACCGTGGTGGTGGCGGGTGGCGGCTTTGCGGGAGTGGAAACGATTGCCGGCGTGAATGACTTTCTGCGCGAGGCAGTCGCGTTTTATCCGCATCTCAAGGAGGAATACCTCCGCACGGTTCTGGTGCATCCCGGCGGGGTGATCCTGCCGGAATTGGGCGAGCAACTCGGCCGCTATGCCCAGGAGAAGTTGCGGCAGCGCCAGGTCGAAATTCGCACCAACACGCGCGTGCAGGGAATTTCGGACCGCGGCGTGGAGCTCAGCGATGGCGCCTTGATCAAGGCGAATATCTTGGTGTGGACGGCCGGCACTTCGCCTCACCCGTTGCTCGCAAAGTTGCCGTGCCGACTGGAGAAGGGGCGTGTAATGGTGAATGCTTTCCTGGAGGTGCCGGGTTGGTCCGGGGTGTGGGCCTTGGGCGATTGCGCAGTCGTGCCGGATCCCGAGGGCAAGCCCTATCCGCCCACGGCGCAACATGCCATCCGGCAGGGCAGGGTGCTCGCGCAGAACCTCACGGCCGCGGTGCGCGGCGGCAGGAAGCGTCCTTTCGTTTTCAAAACCATCGGGCAATTGGCGGCCATTGGCCGGCGCACCGGCGTCGCACGCATTTTCGGATTCAACTTCTCCGGCTTTCTGGCCTGGTGGATGTGGCGCACGATTTATCTGAGCAAGCTGCCGCGCTGGGAGAAAAGAATCCGTGTGGCGCTGGATTGGACGTTGGATTTGTTTTTCTCCAAAGATCTCGTGCAATTCGAAACGTTGCGCGCGCCCGCGGTTTCGCACCAACATGAGGACGGCCAGCCGGCCCGCAACGGCCAGACGGTTGCCGAGCCGGCGAGTCTCGCAACGCTGCCGGGCCGGTGA
- a CDS encoding aquaporin produces MLAALKKHWPEYLMEAAGLGLFMVSACGFGALLEHPASPVRQAIDSAFVRRVVMGLAMGLTAIALVYSPWGKQSGAHLNPSFTLTFYRLGKLKGHDAFFYIIAQFAGGLAGVLLMSQVLGMRLAHPNVNYVVTVPGTAGIALAFVAESLITFILMSVVLLVSNHARYAPRTGLCAGALIAAYITFEAPFSGMSMNPARTLGSALPAQVWTAWWIYFTAPLLGMLTAAQVYLMTKGAPPRACAKLHHQNVKRCIFCGKPTG; encoded by the coding sequence ATGTTAGCTGCGCTGAAAAAACACTGGCCGGAATATTTGATGGAGGCCGCCGGGCTGGGATTGTTCATGGTTTCGGCTTGCGGTTTTGGGGCGCTGCTGGAGCATCCGGCTTCGCCGGTGCGGCAGGCGATTGACAGCGCGTTCGTGCGGCGCGTGGTGATGGGCCTGGCCATGGGACTGACGGCGATTGCTCTGGTTTATTCACCGTGGGGCAAACAGTCTGGCGCGCATCTCAATCCCTCGTTTACGCTGACGTTTTATCGCCTGGGCAAGCTCAAGGGGCACGATGCGTTCTTTTATATCATAGCCCAGTTCGCTGGCGGGCTGGCGGGCGTGCTGCTCATGTCGCAGGTGTTGGGTATGCGGCTGGCGCATCCGAACGTCAATTATGTCGTCACGGTGCCGGGCACAGCAGGTATCGCGCTCGCATTCGTTGCGGAGAGCCTGATCACCTTCATTTTGATGAGCGTGGTGCTGCTCGTCTCCAACCATGCGCGCTATGCGCCGCGCACAGGCTTGTGCGCCGGCGCGTTGATCGCGGCCTACATCACCTTCGAGGCGCCGTTCTCCGGCATGAGCATGAATCCGGCGCGCACGTTGGGCTCGGCATTGCCCGCGCAGGTTTGGACGGCGTGGTGGATCTACTTCACTGCTCCCCTGCTCGGCATGCTGACGGCGGCGCAAGTGTATTTGATGACAAAAGGCGCGCCGCCGCGGGCGTGCGCCAAGCTGCATCATCAAAACGTGAAACGCTGCATCTTCTGCGGCAAGCCGACCGGATAA
- a CDS encoding VOC family protein, translated as MKSQSQHTKIRLLLSFLVIAWLAPSRFSFSQEAVNAVEAIGLTVSELDRALDFYTSVLPFRKVSEVEVAGEAYEHLQGVFGLRQRVARLQLGEEFIELTDYLAPEGRPVPVDMRSNDHWFQHIAIVVSDMDKAYAHLRRHHVQHASTGPQRIPDWNQAAAGIRAFYFRDPDGHHLEIIYFPPGKGDPKWQSKGQGANGRLFLGIDHTAIVVSNTEESQKFYRDLLGLQVAGESENYGTEQEHLNNVFGARLRISGLRAATGPGIEFLEYLAPRDGRPTPLDIRANDLIHWQTTLVVANADAMLQRLRQSGARFVSPAATVTMPAAELGFRKGGLVRDPDGHALRLVER; from the coding sequence ATGAAGTCACAAAGCCAACACACGAAGATCCGTTTGTTGCTCAGCTTCTTGGTGATCGCCTGGCTGGCACCGTCGCGATTCTCCTTCAGTCAAGAGGCTGTCAACGCAGTCGAGGCGATCGGGCTGACCGTCTCAGAACTGGATCGCGCCCTTGATTTTTACACCAGCGTTTTGCCCTTTAGAAAGGTGTCTGAGGTTGAAGTGGCCGGCGAGGCTTACGAACATCTGCAGGGTGTGTTTGGCCTGCGCCAGCGCGTTGCCCGTTTGCAGCTCGGTGAGGAATTCATCGAGCTGACCGATTATCTCGCGCCCGAGGGCCGGCCGGTGCCGGTGGATATGCGCAGCAATGATCACTGGTTTCAACACATTGCCATCGTCGTGAGCGACATGGACAAGGCCTATGCGCATCTGCGGCGACACCACGTGCAGCATGCTTCCACCGGCCCCCAGCGCATTCCGGATTGGAACCAAGCCGCCGCCGGCATTCGGGCGTTCTATTTTCGCGATCCCGACGGCCATCATTTGGAGATCATCTATTTCCCGCCGGGAAAGGGCGATCCCAAGTGGCAAAGCAAGGGGCAAGGGGCCAATGGCAGGCTATTTCTGGGAATTGATCATACCGCGATCGTTGTTTCGAATACGGAAGAGAGTCAGAAATTCTATCGTGATTTGCTGGGTCTGCAGGTGGCGGGCGAGAGTGAAAACTACGGCACGGAACAGGAACATCTCAATAATGTGTTTGGCGCGCGTTTGCGCATCAGCGGCCTGCGCGCCGCGACCGGACCGGGCATTGAGTTTCTCGAATATCTTGCCCCACGTGACGGCCGCCCCACACCATTGGACATTCGCGCCAACGATTTGATTCATTGGCAGACGACGCTGGTGGTCGCGAATGCCGACGCCATGCTGCAGCGCCTGCGCCAGAGTGGCGCACGCTTCGTTTCGCCGGCTGCGACTGTGACGATGCCTGCGGCTGAGTTGGGCTTCCGGAAAGGCGGCCTTGTGCGTGATCCCGACGGCCACGCGCTGCGATTGGTGGAGAGATAA
- a CDS encoding GMC family oxidoreductase, with amino-acid sequence MASANHYDVIIIGSGAGGGTLAYQLAPSGKKILILERGDYVPREKDNWSTRAVNVQAKYNTREEWQDQHGKPLHPHTNYYVGGNTKFYGAALFRLRREDFGELKHHGGLSPAWPVSYDELEPYYTKAEHLYHVHGERGADPTEPWASAPYRHPKVSHEPRIQKLHDDLVKLGHRPFHVPLGILLDEQDRRNSRCIRCDTCDGHPCLIDAKADAQVVCVDPALKHANVALLTGAHVRRLATSASGREVTQVQVERNGATETYSADIVVVSCGAINSAALLLRSANDKHPHGLANGSGVVGRHYMGHLNSIVLAISQHPNPSIFQKTLALNDFYFGTPEWHYPMGHISFVGKLDGTTLSAGAPPFVPGLTLDFMAKHSLDFWLTSEDLPDPDNRVTLDRNGNIMLTYTPNNEEGHRRLQAKLKSLLRQIEGMEHIIPLQRFLGQRIPLAGVAHQNGTIRFGNDPRTSALDPHCKAHEVDNLYVVDASFFPSSGAVNPALTIMANALRVGDHLLARLK; translated from the coding sequence ATGGCCAGTGCCAATCATTATGACGTGATCATTATCGGCAGCGGCGCGGGCGGCGGCACGCTGGCGTATCAGCTTGCGCCCTCCGGCAAGAAAATCCTGATTCTGGAACGCGGCGATTATGTGCCGCGCGAGAAGGATAATTGGAGCACGCGCGCCGTGAACGTGCAGGCGAAATACAACACCAGGGAAGAATGGCAAGACCAGCACGGCAAGCCGCTGCACCCGCACACCAACTACTACGTCGGCGGCAACACCAAATTCTACGGCGCGGCGTTGTTCCGTTTGCGCCGCGAGGATTTCGGCGAGCTGAAGCATCACGGCGGCCTCTCGCCGGCCTGGCCGGTTTCCTATGATGAGCTGGAGCCGTACTACACCAAAGCCGAGCATCTCTACCACGTGCATGGCGAGCGCGGCGCCGATCCCACCGAGCCGTGGGCCAGCGCGCCCTATCGCCATCCCAAGGTGAGTCACGAGCCGCGCATTCAAAAACTGCATGATGATCTCGTCAAGCTTGGCCACCGGCCTTTTCACGTGCCGCTCGGCATCCTGCTCGACGAGCAGGATCGGCGGAACAGCCGCTGCATTCGGTGCGACACCTGTGACGGTCATCCCTGCTTGATCGATGCCAAGGCCGACGCGCAAGTGGTGTGCGTTGATCCGGCGCTCAAGCATGCCAATGTCGCCTTGTTGACCGGCGCGCATGTCCGCCGCCTCGCGACCAGCGCCTCGGGACGGGAGGTGACGCAGGTGCAGGTTGAGCGCAACGGCGCAACCGAAACGTATTCGGCAGATATCGTCGTGGTTTCCTGCGGCGCTATCAATTCCGCCGCGCTGCTGCTGCGCTCGGCGAACGACAAACATCCGCACGGCTTGGCCAACGGCTCGGGCGTGGTGGGACGCCATTACATGGGGCATCTCAACTCCATCGTGCTCGCGATTTCGCAGCATCCCAATCCCTCGATTTTTCAGAAAACGCTGGCGCTGAACGATTTCTATTTCGGCACGCCGGAGTGGCATTATCCCATGGGGCACATTTCCTTCGTCGGCAAACTCGACGGCACCACGCTTTCCGCCGGCGCGCCGCCGTTTGTGCCCGGCTTGACGCTCGATTTCATGGCAAAGCACTCGCTCGATTTCTGGCTGACCTCCGAAGACCTGCCCGATCCCGACAATCGCGTGACGCTCGATCGTAATGGCAACATCATGCTGACGTACACGCCGAACAACGAAGAAGGCCACCGGCGCCTGCAGGCGAAGCTCAAAAGCCTGTTGCGGCAAATCGAGGGCATGGAGCACATCATTCCGCTGCAGCGCTTCCTGGGACAACGCATCCCGCTGGCAGGCGTCGCGCATCAAAACGGCACGATTCGTTTTGGCAATGATCCCCGGACTTCCGCGCTCGACCCCCACTGCAAGGCGCATGAAGTCGACAATCTCTACGTTGTCGATGCCAGTTTCTTTCCCTCCAGTGGCGCGGTGAATCCGGCGTTGACCATCATGGCCAACGCGCTGCGGGTGGGAGATCATTTGCTGGCAAGGCTGAAATGA
- a CDS encoding heme-binding protein, whose protein sequence is MRTFVTTVAALLAAFLATSGQAQSTLPKQTLTLAGAKKVIAAALAQARQVNAPGGVIAVVDDGGNLIAVERLDGTFAAGGLISIGKARTAAIFKRPTSVFEKIIREGRTPMVALHDFTPLQGGVPIEIDGQIVGAVGVSGAASAQQDEELALAGAQALSRNANGAATSAVTFFDNASVAAAFAKGQPLLENSQYKIHASHRDGPGKAEVHEHETDIIYVLQGTATFVTGGKVLDGQALSPGEIRGAGIEGGETRKLVKGDVVVVPQGVPHWFKEVKAPFNYYVVKSIN, encoded by the coding sequence GTGAGAACATTTGTAACAACCGTAGCGGCGCTGCTGGCTGCTTTCCTCGCAACCAGCGGCCAGGCGCAATCAACGCTGCCGAAACAGACGCTGACGCTGGCGGGCGCGAAAAAAGTCATCGCCGCCGCGCTTGCCCAGGCCCGGCAAGTGAATGCGCCCGGTGGTGTGATTGCCGTGGTGGATGACGGCGGCAATCTCATCGCGGTCGAGCGGCTGGACGGCACCTTTGCCGCCGGTGGTCTCATTTCCATTGGCAAAGCGCGCACGGCCGCGATTTTCAAACGCCCGACCAGCGTGTTCGAGAAGATCATTCGCGAAGGCCGCACGCCGATGGTGGCGCTGCATGACTTCACGCCTCTGCAGGGCGGTGTGCCGATTGAAATCGACGGGCAAATCGTCGGTGCGGTGGGCGTGAGCGGTGCCGCCAGCGCGCAACAAGACGAGGAACTTGCGCTTGCCGGCGCGCAGGCATTGAGCCGTAACGCCAATGGCGCGGCAACTTCCGCAGTGACTTTTTTTGACAACGCCAGCGTGGCGGCCGCGTTCGCAAAGGGGCAACCGTTGCTCGAAAACAGCCAATACAAAATTCACGCGAGCCATCGCGACGGCCCCGGCAAAGCCGAAGTGCACGAACACGAAACCGACATCATCTACGTGCTGCAAGGCACGGCCACATTCGTGACCGGCGGCAAAGTCCTCGACGGCCAGGCGCTTTCTCCCGGCGAAATTCGCGGCGCCGGCATCGAAGGTGGTGAAACCCGCAAGCTGGTCAAAGGCGATGTGGTCGTCGTGCCGCAGGGTGTGCCGCACTGGTTCAAAGAAGTCAAGGCACCGTTCAATTACTATGTCGTGAAATCGATCAACTGA
- a CDS encoding S8 family serine peptidase, whose amino-acid sequence MTTVPTTFCPLCESPTPAEQLLPAGWIAPEVEAQLRLDHPEWRRADGACPACVQQYLLHTLLHQGEAALHESLQAVWPLDAEAAFGALPTPLRLHADPRFTGRNVTLAMVDSAFYPHPDLVQPVNRIRAWIDASEPVLQARSFKANEMPSWPGAQEAAAGQWHGTMTSVAAAGNGWLSQGFYRGLASDASLVLVQTMNRDGRITNDSIVRALRWLRENRLALALRVVNLSLGADPIGTLKDNPIDAEVEALVQEGVSVVAAAGNNGERRLLPPATAPAALTIGGLDDKNTFNHDEVELWHSNYGESLGGAFKPELVAPSIWVVAPVLPGTALAREAQELFARRRRGDRNCESRIAECKLVTPFYQHVDGTSFAAPLAASVAACMLEANPKLVPFLLRSALLESAVPIANVPRARQGAGALHAGRALAQALREKHGARNGHFHSPHVQGAKLNFVLHDHQARRVQVFGSWNGWRTGIPAKQVEGGLWRAAHSLPAAGRYQYKFLIDGERWCDDPANPEKMPDGFGGLNSVVVVAPDRS is encoded by the coding sequence ATGACCACCGTCCCAACAACTTTTTGTCCGCTCTGCGAATCGCCCACGCCGGCTGAACAATTGTTGCCGGCAGGCTGGATCGCACCGGAGGTGGAAGCGCAACTGCGTCTGGATCATCCGGAGTGGCGCCGGGCTGACGGCGCGTGTCCGGCTTGTGTGCAGCAGTATTTGCTGCACACACTGCTGCACCAAGGCGAAGCGGCGTTGCATGAGAGCCTGCAAGCGGTCTGGCCGCTGGATGCCGAAGCCGCATTCGGCGCACTGCCCACGCCGCTGCGTCTGCATGCGGATCCGCGCTTCACCGGCAGGAACGTTACGCTGGCGATGGTTGACAGCGCCTTCTATCCGCACCCGGATTTGGTGCAGCCGGTGAATCGTATTCGCGCCTGGATCGATGCCAGCGAGCCGGTGTTGCAGGCGCGCTCCTTCAAGGCGAATGAAATGCCGAGTTGGCCGGGAGCGCAGGAGGCCGCTGCCGGTCAATGGCATGGCACCATGACCAGCGTGGCTGCCGCCGGCAATGGCTGGTTGAGTCAGGGCTTCTATCGCGGACTGGCGAGCGACGCCAGCCTCGTGTTGGTGCAGACCATGAATCGCGACGGCCGGATCACCAATGACAGCATCGTTCGTGCCCTGCGCTGGCTGCGCGAAAATCGTCTGGCGCTGGCGCTGCGTGTGGTGAATCTGTCGCTCGGCGCTGATCCGATCGGCACGCTGAAGGACAATCCCATTGATGCCGAAGTCGAGGCGCTGGTGCAGGAGGGAGTGTCTGTCGTTGCTGCTGCCGGCAACAATGGCGAGCGCCGCTTGCTGCCGCCCGCCACCGCGCCCGCTGCGCTGACCATCGGCGGCCTGGATGACAAAAACACTTTCAATCATGATGAAGTCGAGTTGTGGCACAGCAATTATGGCGAATCCCTGGGCGGCGCGTTCAAGCCGGAACTGGTGGCGCCCAGCATTTGGGTGGTAGCGCCGGTGTTGCCGGGGACGGCGCTCGCAAGGGAAGCGCAGGAGCTTTTTGCGCGCCGCCGCCGCGGTGATCGGAACTGTGAAAGCCGCATCGCCGAGTGCAAATTGGTGACGCCGTTTTATCAGCATGTGGATGGCACCAGCTTCGCCGCGCCGCTGGCCGCCAGTGTCGCGGCCTGCATGCTGGAAGCCAATCCCAAACTCGTGCCGTTCTTGTTGCGCAGCGCTTTGCTCGAGTCCGCCGTGCCAATTGCCAATGTGCCGCGCGCGCGTCAGGGCGCGGGTGCATTGCATGCCGGCCGCGCGCTGGCGCAGGCGTTGCGTGAAAAGCACGGCGCGCGCAACGGCCATTTTCATTCGCCGCACGTGCAGGGCGCGAAGCTGAATTTTGTTTTGCACGATCATCAGGCGCGTCGCGTGCAAGTCTTCGGCAGTTGGAACGGCTGGCGCACCGGCATCCCCGCCAAACAGGTGGAGGGTGGCCTCTGGCGCGCCGCCCATTCTTTGCCGGCAGCCGGCCGCTATCAATACAAATTTCTGATCGACGGTGAGCGCTGGTGCGATGATCCTGCCAATCCCGAAAAAATGCCGGATGGGTTTGGCGGTTTGAATAGCGTGGTGGTTGTTGCGCCAGATCGAAGCTGA